Proteins from a genomic interval of Rosa chinensis cultivar Old Blush chromosome 2, RchiOBHm-V2, whole genome shotgun sequence:
- the LOC112187871 gene encoding uncharacterized protein LOC112187871, producing the protein MDLNFTKSQAPLVLLTVFIILCSFPTVRSDPIIKMPTDSISDGGDACRGSSLSRSPAVCPVNCFRPDPVCGVDGVTYWCGCPDAQCAGVKVAKLGFCEVGSAGSAPQALLLVHIVWLIVLGFSVLFGLF; encoded by the coding sequence ATGGATCTCAATTTCACCAAATCCCAAGCCCCTCTAGTCCTTCTCACCGTCTTCATCATCCTCTGCTCCTTCCCCACCGTCCGATCCGACCCCATCATCAAAATGCCTACCGACTCCATATCCGACGGCGGCGACGCCTGCCGCGGCTCGTCTCTGTCACGGTCCCCGGCCGTGTGCCCCGTCAATTGCTTCCGGCCCGACCCCGTCTGCGGCGTCGACGGCGTCACGTACTGGTGCGGGTGCCCGGATGCGCAGTGCGCCGGGGTCAAGGTCGCCAAGTTAGGGTTTTGCGAGGTGGGGAGTGCCGGTTCTGCCCCTCAGGCCTTGCTTTTGGTTCACATTGTCTGGCTCATCGTCCTCGGCTTTTCGGTCTTGTTCGGCCTTTTCTGA
- the LOC112188859 gene encoding uncharacterized protein LOC112188859 — MASSLLMKPTVSSNRDEVYVAAVPLRAAKGPAQLLTSTAYSLNLWDLQHFMVIIKPSSPPPHSQALVFDFQPKDPENIYAALAVLSGKAIPGVILTRKLSKLPRTKCWFVGSSKAGAIDKASEFNKVWKTHLRVGHHDCRNYTNGLVEYLTGENYVLDRLRSTDTQK, encoded by the exons ATGGCGTCATCTCTTCTTATGAAACCAACAGTCAGCAGTAATAGAGATGAGGTGTATGTTGCAGCAGTGCCTCTAAGAGCCGCAAAAGGACCTGCCCAGCTCCTCACCTCTACTGCTTACTCTCTCAATCTCTGGGATTTGCAGCACTTCATGGTCATCATTAAGCCCTCCTCACCACCACCACATTCTCAG gctttggtttttgattttcaaCCTAAAGATCCTGAAAACATATATGCAGCACTTGCAGTTCTATCTGGTAAAGCAATACCAG GAGTTATTCTAACAAGGAAGTTATCGAAGCTTCCAAGAACCAAATGCTGGTTTGTTGGATCTTCCAAAGCAGGTGCCATCGATAAAGCTAGTGAATTTAACAAAGTCTGGAAAACTCATCTAAGGGTTGGCCATCATGATTGTCGAAACTATACCAATG GCCTAGTTGAGTACTTAACAGGCGAAAATTATGTCTTGGATCGCTTGAGAAGTACTGATACTCAGAAGTAA